In Mucilaginibacter boryungensis, a single window of DNA contains:
- a CDS encoding MFS transporter: MKIKGLRWFIIGLIGLATVINYIDRSAINIMWPYIYHQFGIADVDNKRTLALITTFFMIAYALGQTFTGKLMDSIGTRRGMAVSIAGWSISIALHSIARSIFSFNIFRFCLGFFEAGNWPGATKSNAEWFPAKERAIAQGIFGAGASLGSVISAPIIALLFVAFGWKVTFIMIGALGLLWVIPWLIINKATPDKHNWVSDEERQYILSDQQAADSQTANTTVLTWKQLLAFKQTWGIILGRFFIDPVWWLFVTWLPTFLKEQFHFDIKQIGAFTWAPYLCAAIGSLLGGFYSSQLIKRGVDPEAARKKGITIGCVFMLIGLGGIVYTLSSLKDNPILAMGLIGTVLFGFQFLIGNLQTLPSDYFNGKNVGTVAGMGGTAAVAGTLLTTWLVPVITQTSYVSFFVLGAVLVPIAWLCVKFMSSKIKINQ, translated from the coding sequence ATGAAAATAAAAGGGTTAAGGTGGTTTATTATTGGGCTAATTGGGCTGGCTACGGTTATTAATTATATAGACCGCAGCGCCATTAATATTATGTGGCCCTACATTTACCACCAGTTTGGTATTGCGGATGTTGACAACAAAAGAACCTTGGCACTCATCACTACCTTTTTTATGATAGCCTACGCGCTGGGGCAAACCTTTACCGGCAAGCTGATGGATTCCATTGGTACGCGCAGGGGTATGGCAGTATCTATTGCCGGCTGGAGTATTTCCATCGCGCTCCATTCCATTGCGCGGTCTATATTCTCGTTCAATATTTTCCGGTTCTGCCTGGGCTTTTTTGAGGCCGGGAACTGGCCCGGCGCGACCAAAAGCAATGCCGAATGGTTCCCGGCTAAGGAACGGGCCATTGCACAGGGGATATTTGGTGCGGGCGCATCGTTAGGTTCGGTTATATCGGCGCCCATTATTGCCCTGCTGTTCGTTGCCTTTGGCTGGAAGGTTACTTTTATAATGATTGGCGCTTTGGGCTTGCTTTGGGTTATCCCCTGGCTTATAATTAACAAAGCCACACCCGATAAACATAACTGGGTTAGCGACGAGGAACGGCAGTATATCTTATCGGACCAGCAAGCAGCGGATAGCCAAACCGCCAACACCACGGTTTTAACCTGGAAACAGCTGCTGGCATTTAAACAAACCTGGGGCATTATACTAGGCCGCTTTTTTATAGACCCGGTATGGTGGCTTTTTGTAACCTGGCTGCCTACGTTTTTAAAAGAACAGTTTCATTTTGATATTAAGCAGATAGGCGCTTTTACCTGGGCTCCCTATTTATGTGCCGCTATTGGCAGTTTGCTGGGTGGCTTTTACTCTTCACAATTAATAAAACGGGGCGTCGACCCCGAGGCCGCGCGTAAAAAGGGTATCACCATTGGCTGCGTATTTATGCTTATTGGCCTTGGCGGGATAGTTTACACGCTGTCGTCGTTAAAAGATAACCCCATACTGGCCATGGGACTGATTGGCACCGTACTATTTGGCTTCCAGTTTTTAATTGGCAACCTGCAAACCCTGCCAAGCGATTATTTTAACGGTAAAAATGTGGGCACCGTTGCGGGAATGGGCGGTACGGCAGCCGTTGCCGGGACACTGTTAACCACCTGGCTGGTACCGGTAATTACCCAAACAAGCTATGTATCATTTTTTGTGCTGGGCGCGGTTTTAGTGCCTATAGCATGGCTGTGTGTAAAGTTTATGAGTTCTAAAATAAAAATCAATCAATAA
- a CDS encoding FadR/GntR family transcriptional regulator: protein MRSLRETLQTVTAENPVDTIIQQLKQLIISGQLRPGDRLPAERHLSERFGVGRSYVREAILKLEFYGLLKTNPQSGTYVSGLSIKVIDNLITDIIKFNKDDFSALIEARYYLELDAVKLAAERRTDEDLKAIEQAMLEYETKTMSGQDAVEDDMLFHMMIARASHNSIIESMILILIPDLIKTITENKICGENRGKLAIAEHRAIYNAINAGDIDAVENAMASHLDDILQVSRTGHKLESIINQHNPA, encoded by the coding sequence ATGCGATCATTAAGAGAGACCCTTCAGACAGTCACTGCCGAGAACCCTGTTGATACCATTATCCAGCAGTTAAAGCAATTGATCATTTCCGGTCAGTTAAGGCCCGGCGACAGGTTGCCTGCCGAACGTCATTTATCTGAAAGGTTTGGCGTTGGCCGCAGCTATGTACGCGAGGCTATTTTGAAACTGGAGTTTTACGGGTTACTTAAAACTAATCCCCAAAGCGGTACCTATGTATCGGGGCTGAGCATTAAGGTGATCGATAATTTGATAACCGATATCATTAAGTTTAATAAGGACGATTTTAGCGCTTTGATAGAGGCCCGTTACTACCTGGAACTGGATGCCGTTAAGCTTGCTGCCGAACGCAGGACGGATGAAGACCTGAAAGCTATTGAGCAGGCCATGCTGGAATACGAAACAAAAACCATGTCAGGCCAGGATGCGGTTGAAGATGATATGCTTTTTCATATGATGATTGCTCGCGCTTCGCATAATTCGATTATCGAATCGATGATCCTGATCCTGATACCCGACTTGATCAAAACCATTACCGAGAACAAAATTTGTGGTGAAAACCGTGGCAAATTAGCCATTGCCGAACATCGCGCCATATATAACGCCATAAATGCCGGCGATATCGACGCGGTTGAAAACGCCATGGCCAGTCACCTTGATGATATACTGCAAGTGAGCAGGACCGGCCATAAATTAGAAAGTATAATAAACCAACATAACCCGGCTTAA
- a CDS encoding SDR family NAD(P)-dependent oxidoreductase gives MRLKNKVAIVTGGARDIGRAVSLQLAREGAKVVVNYFNDEEKAKDTLALIKAEGGEATIVYGNMTLAADVANLIAKTKEAYGEEIHILVNVAGGLVARKKLLEMDEDFWDQVINLNLKSVFLACKATVPFMPKGSTIINFSSLAGRDGGGPGASAYATSKGAIMTFTRSLAKELGPEGIRVNAVAPGLIATTFHDVFSSAQGRANTSNATPLRREGAAEEVADLVAYLASDSSSFITGTNIDINGGLAFS, from the coding sequence ATGCGTTTAAAAAACAAAGTTGCCATTGTAACCGGTGGCGCCAGGGATATAGGCAGGGCGGTATCGCTGCAGCTGGCCCGCGAGGGCGCTAAAGTAGTAGTGAATTACTTTAACGATGAAGAGAAGGCCAAAGATACACTTGCCCTTATTAAAGCCGAGGGCGGCGAAGCCACCATAGTGTACGGTAACATGACCCTGGCTGCCGATGTAGCCAACCTTATTGCCAAAACAAAAGAGGCTTATGGCGAGGAAATACACATTTTGGTAAATGTTGCCGGGGGACTGGTGGCCCGCAAAAAACTGCTGGAAATGGACGAGGATTTTTGGGACCAGGTGATCAACCTTAACCTTAAATCGGTTTTTTTGGCTTGCAAAGCCACGGTGCCTTTTATGCCTAAGGGATCAACTATTATTAACTTTTCATCGTTGGCTGGGCGCGATGGCGGGGGGCCGGGAGCAAGCGCTTATGCCACCTCTAAAGGCGCTATCATGACTTTCACCCGGTCATTAGCCAAAGAATTGGGCCCCGAAGGTATCCGTGTAAACGCGGTAGCGCCAGGATTGATAGCCACTACTTTCCATGATGTTTTCAGTTCGGCACAAGGTCGCGCCAATACCAGCAACGCTACACCATTACGCCGCGAAGGCGCCGCCGAGGAAGTAGCCGACCTAGTGGCTTACCTTGCATCAGATTCCTCATCGTTTATTACGGGAACTAATATTGATATTAACGGCGGCTTAGCATTTTCCTAA
- a CDS encoding alpha/beta hydrolase, whose amino-acid sequence MKRLLSMILPVLITIAATAQDTAKVPAKVILPAGYSAQIDVVYTRVNGWEGRADLYLPAKEKGPSPMVINIHGGGWNHGKKEEQTGFGSFFKKGYAVANMEYRLVQAAPAPAAIEDTRCMLIYIIEHANELNVDVNKIVIMGGSAGAHLALMAGLLENDHRFDTNCPTNKTIKVAAIIDQYGIADVWDWGYGTHITSKSAVNWLGAHAKDQAFAQSVSPISYVKKTSPPTLIVHGDADPVVPYQQSVDLYKKFQDMGVKSDFLTVPGGQHGKFDPDQKKVVSAKIMEFLKSAGIHQ is encoded by the coding sequence ATGAAAAGATTATTAAGCATGATATTACCGGTATTGATAACCATAGCGGCCACTGCGCAGGATACAGCCAAGGTGCCCGCTAAGGTTATTCTTCCGGCTGGTTATAGCGCGCAAATTGATGTGGTTTATACGCGGGTCAATGGTTGGGAGGGCAGGGCCGACCTTTACCTTCCCGCCAAGGAAAAAGGCCCCTCGCCTATGGTAATTAACATTCATGGCGGCGGCTGGAACCATGGTAAAAAAGAAGAGCAAACCGGTTTTGGAAGTTTTTTTAAAAAGGGTTACGCCGTGGCTAATATGGAATACCGCCTGGTACAGGCGGCACCCGCCCCTGCTGCCATTGAGGATACCCGATGCATGCTTATTTACATTATTGAACATGCTAATGAACTGAATGTGGATGTAAATAAAATTGTGATCATGGGCGGTTCGGCGGGTGCACACCTGGCGTTAATGGCCGGCTTGTTAGAGAACGACCATCGCTTTGATACCAACTGCCCCACCAACAAAACCATTAAAGTAGCCGCAATTATTGACCAATACGGCATTGCCGATGTTTGGGATTGGGGCTACGGCACACATATCACCAGTAAATCGGCCGTTAACTGGCTGGGCGCGCATGCTAAGGACCAGGCTTTCGCACAGTCGGTATCGCCCATTTCTTATGTAAAGAAAACAAGTCCGCCAACCCTTATTGTGCATGGCGATGCGGACCCGGTGGTACCCTATCAGCAGTCGGTAGATCTGTATAAGAAATTCCAGGACATGGGCGTAAAGTCGGACTTTTTAACAGTGCCCGGCGGCCAGCACGGCAAGTTTGATCCTGATCAAAAGAAAGTAGTAAGCGCTAAGATCATGGAGTTTTTGAAAAGTGCAGGCATCCATCAATAA
- a CDS encoding heparinase II/III domain-containing protein, whose amino-acid sequence MNYLKKVVMLMFCVCCSSLIQAQVHPNIMLSQQNLPAVRSGVNSYPLLKSSYLEVKQEADNALKNPISVPVPKDGGGGFTHEQHKRNYQYILACGTAYAITQDARYAAYVKNILLAYAAQYEKWPVHPKRENSNPPGKMFWQILNDCVWQVNAIQGYDMAYNGIPAADRKTIEEHLFIPIVKYITEDSKETFDRIHNHGTWAVAAVGLTGYVLNKPEYVQMALKGSDKSGNTGFMKQIDELFSPDGYYTEGFYYQRYALLPFMIFAKAISRYQPQVQIFKYRNGLLAKAVNIALQGTYSNGAFFPVNDAMKDKTFESSELISAVDIAYADISSDKGFLDVAVRQKKVIVSDAGLKVAKDIAAGLTQPFSYKPMWMSDGKNGDEGGIGILRYGAGKKQQCLVLKAAAQGMGHGHFDRLNILYYDNGGEVFPDYGAARFINIETKGGGGYLPENTSWAKQTVAHNTLVVDETSDFKANVKEASKYHPELVYFSNTAAIQVVSAKENNAYPGVQMVRTSALIKVAELQKPLLVDVVTAASATSHQYDLPFWYLGNIIDASFKIEAVKDNLKALGSNYGYQHLWLNSQNNIPQASGYITVMQGQSFYTTSFAGSSPFSVKLVSIGANDPQMNLLEGKAFMLSQARANNQTFVSVTENHGNVDPIAETTSGAKSSVSGLSVISPDQNKTIFSFKVKEKPYTITINYHDKSNFIQIN is encoded by the coding sequence ATGAACTACTTAAAAAAAGTGGTAATGTTAATGTTTTGTGTATGCTGCAGCAGTTTGATACAAGCACAGGTACACCCAAACATTATGCTAAGCCAGCAAAATTTGCCGGCCGTGCGCAGCGGCGTAAATAGCTATCCGCTACTTAAAAGCTCGTATTTGGAAGTGAAGCAGGAGGCCGATAACGCTTTAAAAAATCCCATCAGCGTACCTGTGCCAAAGGATGGCGGGGGCGGGTTCACGCACGAGCAGCACAAACGCAATTATCAGTATATACTGGCCTGCGGCACGGCTTACGCCATTACCCAGGATGCGCGCTACGCTGCTTACGTAAAAAATATATTGCTGGCTTATGCTGCCCAGTACGAGAAATGGCCTGTGCACCCCAAACGCGAAAACAGCAACCCGCCGGGCAAAATGTTCTGGCAGATATTGAACGATTGCGTTTGGCAGGTAAACGCTATACAAGGCTATGATATGGCTTATAACGGCATTCCCGCTGCGGACAGGAAAACTATTGAGGAGCATTTGTTTATCCCCATTGTTAAATACATTACCGAGGATTCAAAGGAAACGTTCGACCGGATACATAATCATGGCACCTGGGCGGTGGCTGCTGTGGGCTTAACCGGCTACGTTTTAAACAAACCGGAGTATGTACAAATGGCTTTAAAGGGATCGGACAAAAGCGGCAACACGGGCTTTATGAAGCAGATTGACGAGCTGTTCTCGCCGGATGGCTATTATACCGAGGGCTTTTATTATCAGCGCTATGCCTTGTTACCTTTCATGATCTTTGCTAAAGCCATCAGCCGGTACCAACCGCAGGTGCAAATATTTAAATACCGTAACGGGTTACTGGCCAAAGCGGTCAACATTGCCCTGCAAGGTACTTACAGTAATGGTGCGTTCTTCCCTGTTAATGATGCGATGAAGGACAAAACCTTTGAAAGCTCGGAGCTTATCAGCGCGGTGGACATTGCTTACGCCGATATCAGCAGCGATAAAGGTTTCCTGGATGTAGCGGTACGGCAAAAAAAGGTGATCGTATCTGATGCCGGCTTAAAAGTGGCCAAAGATATTGCCGCGGGTCTAACCCAACCCTTCAGCTACAAACCTATGTGGATGAGCGATGGCAAAAACGGCGATGAGGGCGGCATCGGTATCCTGCGTTATGGTGCAGGTAAAAAGCAGCAATGTCTGGTATTGAAGGCAGCAGCCCAGGGCATGGGCCATGGCCATTTTGACCGGCTGAACATTTTGTATTATGATAATGGCGGCGAGGTTTTCCCTGATTATGGCGCCGCTCGCTTCATCAATATTGAAACCAAAGGAGGCGGCGGTTACCTGCCCGAGAATACCAGCTGGGCTAAACAAACCGTAGCGCACAATACGCTGGTAGTAGATGAAACCTCCGACTTTAAAGCGAACGTAAAAGAGGCATCAAAATATCACCCCGAGTTGGTATACTTCAGCAATACTGCCGCTATACAGGTAGTGAGCGCTAAAGAAAATAATGCCTATCCCGGTGTGCAAATGGTGCGTACATCGGCTTTAATTAAAGTGGCGGAACTACAAAAACCCTTACTGGTTGATGTGGTTACGGCGGCATCGGCTACCAGCCACCAGTACGATCTGCCTTTTTGGTACCTGGGCAATATCATTGATGCCTCGTTTAAAATTGAGGCTGTTAAGGATAACCTGAAAGCTTTAGGCAGCAACTACGGCTACCAGCACTTATGGTTAAACAGCCAAAACAATATCCCGCAGGCAAGTGGTTACATTACGGTAATGCAGGGCCAAAGCTTTTATACCACCAGCTTCGCGGGCAGCTCGCCATTTAGTGTTAAGCTGGTTTCAATAGGCGCTAACGACCCGCAGATGAACCTGCTGGAGGGGAAGGCTTTTATGCTTTCGCAGGCCAGGGCTAATAACCAAACCTTTGTATCGGTAACAGAAAACCACGGAAATGTTGACCCTATTGCCGAAACCACGTCGGGCGCAAAAAGCTCGGTCAGCGGTTTATCGGTCATCTCACCCGATCAAAATAAAACCATCTTCTCTTTCAAAGTGAAGGAAAAGCCTTATACCATTACTATCAACTATCACGATAAAAGCAATTTTATACAAATCAATTAA